The Meiothermus ruber DSM 1279 genome includes the window TCAAGGCCTGGCTGGGTATGCACGAAAACCTTCCGATGGGCCCCAGTACCGGCGAGGCGGCTCGAGGCAGCGAACTGGCCTTGCTGGAAGAGGCTCGCTTTGGACAGGGCTTCGAGGTCGAAGGGCGTCATGTGCGCTGGATGCGCACCCCCTCCATGAGCAGCGCTTCGGGCATTATCTGGGCGGCGCATGACGAACCTTCGCTGCTGCACCTCAAGGGCAATGCCTACGTAGAGAACCCCCTGGGGGTGGGCATCTCGGGGCGCGCTGCCCCTCTGATGCTTGAAATTCAAGAACCCCGCGAAGCCCGCATCATCTTCCTCCCGGGTATTCAGGCGGGGGCCCTGGCCGATAACGCCCTGTTGTTGCCTTTGCAGGAAGAGCTGGATGTCTGGTTCCGGGTGCCAGCCGGGGCTAGCATCCGCCTGACCAGCAGCGCTGAGAGCGGCCTGATCGACCTCGAGGTCACCTCCTACCGCGTGGCGCCGCCTCCTTTGGCGCAGTCGGCTCCCAGAGTGGAGGTATTCGAATTTTTTCGTAGCGCGGTAGAAGCCGCCAGGAAAAGCTAAATTGGCTGCGGGCTGGGGCCGGCTTTCCCAACACACTGCTACGGCGGTGCTTGCTATGGCTGGCCGGCTTGCAGGCCGACCTGCTCCATCCAGGCTTTGAGCTTGCTGATGGAAAAGCGGCTCAGCGAGGTGGCGTGTTCTTTGTACACCAGGGTGGGCACGCTGCGCTTACCGTTGTTGACCTTCATTACCAGCTCGGCTGCGGTGGGGTCGTGTTCGATATTGACTTCCTGGAAGGGCAGTCCGAGGCTGGTCAGGGCTTGTTTGGCGGCGTGGCAGTCGGGGCACCAGGAGGTTGTGTACATCGTAATCATGGCCAGCGAGTAGTTTAGAGAAGACCCGGGCTAGGCACTGTGCGTTTGCTGACGTGTTTGGCCCGAGGGGTGGGGTTTGCGGTCTTGGTTGGGTGCGACAGGGTTGTTCCGGCCAGGGGCTGGTATAACCATAAACGGCCATGCCCGAACTACCCGAAGTGGAAACCACCCGGCGCATCCTCGAGCCCTACCTGCTGGGCCAGCGCATCCAACAACTCCTGCACCAAGACCCCGCCCGCTACCGCAACACCGAGCGGGCCGAGGGGCGCAGGGTGCTGGGCACTTCCCGCCGGGGCAAGTACCTGATTATTCACCTGGACGAGAACCTCGAGCTCATCGTGCACCTGGGTATGACCGGGGGCTTTCGCTTTGAGCCGCACCGCCATACCCGGGTCACCCTGCACCTGCCCCACCAAACCCTCTACTACACCGACCCCCGGCGCTTTGGGAAGTGGTGGGTGGTGGAGGCGGGCGACTACCGCGAAATTGACCTGCTGTGCCGCATGGGGCCCGAGCCGCTCTCGGACGATTTCACCCTCGCACACTTCCAGCAGGCACTCCGCACCCCCCGGAAAATCAAGGAGGTGCTGCTCGCGCAAGAGGCGGTGGCCGGGGTGGGCAACATCTACGCCGACGAGTCGCTGTGGCTGAGCCAGATCCACCCCGAGCGGCCTGCCGCCTCGCTTTCAAGTCCCGAAGTCCGGCGGCTGTACAAGGCCATCCGGGTGGTGATGGAGCGGGCGGTGGAGGCTGGAGGTTCCACGCTCTCGGATGCGAGCTACCGGCAGCCCGATGGCCAGCCCGGCTACTTTCAGTTCCAGCACAACGCCTACGACCGCACCGGCCAGCCCTGCAAGCGCAAGGGCTGCACGGGCCGGATTGCCAAAATTGTGGTGGGCGGGCGTGGAACCCACTTCTGCCCGCAGTGCCAGCAAAATAGCCGCTAGCAGTTCAGCCCGACTTTTCCGACCCGGCCTGTGGCAGCTTTCCCTGCTCGGCCAGGGTGTTGGTCACGATCCAGGCCTCGGCCTCCTCGGGGGTTTTGACCCGGTAGACTTCCTCACCGGTGCGCTTGTCCACGATGCCGTAGGCCTTGCTGCCCTTGAGGGGCCTGTACTCGTAAGGGGCCGACTGGAGGAAGGCCTCGAGATCCACCCCCTCCCCCAGCATCTGGCGAAACCAGGCCTGCTGGGCCTGCTCGACCCGCCGGTAGCCCCAGTAGTTGACCAGGCCAAACAGGGCGATGAGCACAAAGAGGGCCAGAAAAACCACAAGCCAGCTCATTCGCTCAGTTTAAGCCAGAGACAGGGCTGGTAGCTTTGGTCAGCTCACAGGCCGAGCCTGGGTCTGGTACAACGCCAGGGCTTTGCTCAGCGCCTCGAGCACCTGCTTGCGGAACTCGAGCGGCTCGAGGGCTTCCACCCCGGCGCCAGCGGCCAAGACCCAGCCCAAGGCTTGCTCGGGGTATTCGAAGCGAATCTGGGCTTTCAGCCAGCTATCGCCTGCCGGCTTGCAGTGCTCGAGCTGCCCCCAGTGGCTGGCAGGGTTGGAACGCGCCAGCACCTTTTCTTGAACGCGAACCCAAATGCGGTAGGAGGGAATTTTGGCGCGAAAGTCGGCGCGGGCTTTGTGCCAGTAGGCCTCGAGGTCGAAGTCGGCAGGGCGTTGGGAAGGTTCGTCCAGCACGCTGGCCTCGAGGATTCTCGAAACACGGTACGAGCGCAGTTCGCCCTGTCTGGAGGCAACCAGATACCACACGCTTCCCTTGACCACCAGGCCCAGCGGGTCTACGGTGCGCTCGGCCGGTTGCCCCTCCATCGGTTCGTAGACCAGCCGTAGCTTTCGGTCTTGCCAGACCGCTTCCTGCAAAACAGGCAACAAGGGAACTTTTTCCTGATAACGCTGAATGTCTACCAGAATACGTTGACGCGCGTACTCGGCCCCCCGCCGCTGGGCAGCAGGCAGGGCGGCCAGCATCTTGATAAGGGCATTTTCACCGGCTTTGCCCAGGCCCAGGTCGCGCAGGAGTTGGGTGGGTTTGAGTGCAAACAGCGCCATAATTTCCGGCTGGCTAAGGCCAGTCAGGTTGGTGCGGTACTCCTCCAGGAGCCGCCACCCCCCCTTGCTACCCCGCTCGGCGTAGACCGGTACACCCGAGGCGGTGAGGGCCTCCATGTCGCGGTGGATGGTGCGTGGGGAGACCTCGAGGCGCTTGGCCAGCTCTGCCGTGGTAGCCC containing:
- a CDS encoding helix-turn-helix transcriptional regulator, with product MRADRLVSILLLLQTRGRATTAELAKRLEVSPRTIHRDMEALTASGVPVYAERGSKGGWRLLEEYRTNLTGLSQPEIMALFALKPTQLLRDLGLGKAGENALIKMLAALPAAQRRGAEYARQRILVDIQRYQEKVPLLPVLQEAVWQDRKLRLVYEPMEGQPAERTVDPLGLVVKGSVWYLVASRQGELRSYRVSRILEASVLDEPSQRPADFDLEAYWHKARADFRAKIPSYRIWVRVQEKVLARSNPASHWGQLEHCKPAGDSWLKAQIRFEYPEQALGWVLAAGAGVEALEPLEFRKQVLEALSKALALYQTQARPVS
- a CDS encoding DNA-formamidopyrimidine glycosylase is translated as MPELPEVETTRRILEPYLLGQRIQQLLHQDPARYRNTERAEGRRVLGTSRRGKYLIIHLDENLELIVHLGMTGGFRFEPHRHTRVTLHLPHQTLYYTDPRRFGKWWVVEAGDYREIDLLCRMGPEPLSDDFTLAHFQQALRTPRKIKEVLLAQEAVAGVGNIYADESLWLSQIHPERPAASLSSPEVRRLYKAIRVVMERAVEAGGSTLSDASYRQPDGQPGYFQFQHNAYDRTGQPCKRKGCTGRIAKIVVGGRGTHFCPQCQQNSR
- a CDS encoding glutaredoxin family protein, coding for MITMYTTSWCPDCHAAKQALTSLGLPFQEVNIEHDPTAAELVMKVNNGKRSVPTLVYKEHATSLSRFSISKLKAWMEQVGLQAGQP